The Ipomoea triloba cultivar NCNSP0323 chromosome 14, ASM357664v1 region TGATCTCATGTAAACTCTTTGATTGAATAAGTAAATTACATAATCTATTTATTTAATgattgaataataaaattttaaaagaaaaagtatatgtGACATGCATTCAAATGAAAGTGAAGGTGATaatatggtaaaattaaaataacaatacTAAATGTGACAAATCCTTTTTTAAGTATATATGGAGTCTGAATATATTTTCTTGGCcataaaatgcaaaattatgCAAAATTCTTTATTTTGGGGCTCTCATGTCTTTAGCCGAACATGATTGGTAGAGGGGAACTCAACGGCATGGTGTCTGTAAAGAACTCACAACATTGCGTGTAACGTACTCCCACACAGCGGTTGTCAGGACTTAATCTTTTGTCTTTGTCCACAATTTGTTACACATGAATCAACTAATCGAATTACCAATAAAGACAAACAATATCTAATAATGAAAATCTCACGGGAAGTTAAACCCAAATCGTCATATATAtcgtaatatatatttatagatggTCAAATATATATGGTCAATTGACCCTACCCAATAGAACATATCTTCATCCCTGTTATTTAAATTACATATCTTCATCCCTGTTATTTAAATTACATGTTAAGTTTGGAGTCTACTTTTATTTCTTAACAAAATATTAGACATATTAACTtactaaatgtaaattttaatgtaCGGTGTAAATAATTTCTAGAAAAGATATAaaacctttttaaatttattttatatatatataaaaaagtaatacttatCTCACTATAACTTtactattttcttatatattgtaaatattcTTGTACATATAcatttttcttctccttctcccaaagagaagaaaaatgtaaatgtATGTACAAgaatatttacatttttataactttacATTTCGTTGTTTTTGATAGGTTAACTATTTCCATAtcattgtaatttcattattttttattgtgtatggcttttttttttttttttttttttttttttaaatcatgcaATACATGATATTTTAGAAGTGTattatatacatagtataaaaaaaaaaactctttatcTTTCCGTCATCATATATTTATACTCAAAGTAACTTTTAAGTATGGAGTCTAAATACATTCTCTATTCTCTAAGATAACATTAAGTATTTTAGTATATGTGTAAAAcaatatctttttttcttctcccaaataatGACTACTGAACCAATAAGTTAANtttttttttttttttttttttttttttttttttttttttttttttttttttttttttttttttttttttttttttaaatcatgcaATACATGATATTTTAGAAGTGTattatatacatagtataaaaaaaaaaactctttatcTTTCCGTCATCATATATTTATACTCAAAGTAACTTTTAAGTATGGAGTCTAAATACATTCTCTATTCTCTAAGATAACATTAAGTATTTTAGTATATGTGTAAAAcaatatctttttttcttctcccaaataatGACTACTGAACCAATAAGTTAAGTTCATGTGGGTAAATAATGGTGTCTTTTCTAAATATCGAATTAGGTAGTTTATAATAGTTAAAATAGTATCATTTCCTAATATAACATTAAGCAGCTAATTCATTAAAACGTAACAAGCTAAGGTAATTTTCAAagttttagtacatagtttTAACTATATAATGCACAACTTAATACACCCTTTTCTAAGTTGTGACCAATAATATAAGCAttatatctttaatttgttcaaaatcaATAGAAATTCCAATGGCAAACCAGAAGGCGACATGGACATGGGATGAAGAGAGGATGTTTCAGATTGCTTTATCAACCTATGTAGAAGGAACACCTAATAGATGGAAAGAGATTGCAAAGTTAATTCCTGGAAAATCAGCCAAGGATGTGAAGGAACATTATCCTATTTTGAAGGCCAATATAGAAGCCATGGAAAGTAGCTTTACTCAATTGCAAACCAACACAAATAACGATGCTTCGTCTTCGCAGCGTAGAGAAGAGAATGAAGAAGTGGGCTCAATTTGGGATTTGGATGAATTGGTTTCATGCTCCCAAGT contains the following coding sequences:
- the LOC116004707 gene encoding protein RADIALIS-like 3 — translated: MANQKATWTWDEERMFQIALSTYVEGTPNRWKEIAKLIPGKSAKDVKEHYPILKANIEAMESSFTQLQTNTNNDASSSQRREENEEVGSIWDLDELPPLTVMAFCVAVRTEKCDIFVAIVIWSHF